One genomic window of Pirellulales bacterium includes the following:
- a CDS encoding LUD domain-containing protein yields MAEPQPPEHRRSREEILSAIRSHQPPGTELPTLEHQWITYVDRPAQFAKVLTEIGGQWVRVPDAAAAHSALGEIPAYREAKQIISRVLGIGNSNVDLTNISDPHALEPIDFAVLSGEFGVAENAAIWVTDRNLPLRALYFIVQHLALVLPAGEIVDNMHQAYERLKFNRAEFGAFIAGPSKTADIEQSLVIGAHGSRSLTVFCVG; encoded by the coding sequence ATGGCCGAACCACAACCGCCGGAACATCGCCGCAGCCGGGAGGAAATTCTGTCGGCGATTCGCAGTCATCAACCTCCCGGCACTGAGTTGCCCACGCTGGAGCACCAGTGGATCACGTATGTTGACCGGCCAGCGCAATTCGCCAAAGTGCTGACCGAAATCGGCGGACAGTGGGTGCGCGTGCCCGATGCGGCGGCAGCTCACTCTGCCCTGGGCGAAATTCCTGCATATCGAGAAGCGAAGCAAATCATTTCGCGTGTGCTTGGAATCGGCAACTCAAATGTTGATTTGACGAATATCAGCGATCCACATGCCTTGGAGCCGATCGACTTTGCTGTGCTGTCTGGTGAATTCGGCGTGGCCGAAAATGCAGCGATTTGGGTCACCGATCGGAATCTGCCACTGCGAGCGTTATATTTTATTGTGCAGCACCTGGCACTGGTGTTGCCGGCGGGCGAAATTGTTGACAATATGCACCAAGCGTACGAGCGACTAAAGTTCAATCGGGCGGAGTTTGGCGCGTTTATTGCTGGACCTTCCAAAACGGCAGATATTGAACAATCGCTGGTGATTGGCGCGCACGGGTCGCGTTCGCTGACCGTGTTTTGCGTGGGCTGA